The Anolis carolinensis isolate JA03-04 chromosome 2, rAnoCar3.1.pri, whole genome shotgun sequence genome has a window encoding:
- the LOC134297175 gene encoding uncharacterized protein LOC134297175, with translation MGEIHEELPDYVMFFSPILCEEDPGEEEGHHERDSEGGDTHEGKGDSGGNNEGEHHDGDGDGEEDKGAARDGPGTKYRKEKEAEEKPGEEDGDHESHTHEGDGDSGGDSEHEPHDGDGDGEEDKGAASEGPGTQHSKGKDWQEGKASSVGLDALEVEEEEGPYQSPLQENKGKGDLEDNSDGDESDEDSSQETGDDDHHEVDGDGNSDEGKESRAKHDAAREKGQHQGKNFAPEEICPKGGEGRALQPQRSQLEMGDPQPGGKGGNMDCGEGGQDHGKDGDGSKHSDGDHNVGKDDARWDALREEVNEATQHESDSEGGGSHEGDGESGGSSGGEHHDGDEDQEGSFWEDSDEEEENGDRCDTLLKETNKLEREMEALQDPSQKTVDMWRKEAEDLRSEYHDICFDMATAVNKIVIELWSALWLNTLRAVTALRETLSQFSPVEAAALKVEFDSLKGFVDVAWSQDTLAKLSHLFTLVYALQGLPLPKKGLPHGDPLKEGGYIMLEIDAWRSVLLEQSWEKTDALQVKVDAVQGISPEQAGELKVKMGALQKHMDLLWKAPLKEMMALLSMTYEPYRIWSSRPTKKGNTIWKKACDLALPLKVHLKDVPREERHLLWGEATSLEAILHDIPVEKLVVLEEKVNACIRKVEDMLQNYLWKSSEVSSHRELDKVQEELDELQKDLDFMQRHPHLKYREIKMAALHRKMAALQKEMNALHKADASLEVDDGEISAGGCSGRAGNLNDSVPPFISYSCTGSRNTWHREVTPEERSLLVQNFAKTISPDNDSEAAKKILEAYARQIEEEVYNLADSKMEYHHLMAEKLNAMNRKLDDTLRSPSSNHGIRRNEQPPLQGPWIQPPGVTSVATTTGRVQPPELPSCVPSAAAQKRPPSELEAADYPSKALQIQEPTSLKRPQRRDPPQPEEVTCVESSGESLAGCESALQGEDSEPPRKKQKVNPASGTQEPSLTWELFAVLQKHVALTINQNMEKVSDVVSRLHGTALKDTEEAKALMAALEKAQALSKSFFEDA, from the exons ATGGGGGAAATCCATGAAGAATTGCCTGATTATGTCATGTTCTTCTCGCCTATTTTGTGCG AGGAAGACCCTGGAGAGGAGGAAGGGCACCATGAGAGAGACAGTGAGGGAGGTGACACTCATGAAGGGAAGGGAGACAGCGGTGGGAACAATGAGGGTGAGCATCATGATGGAGACGGTGATGGAGAGGAAGACAAGGGTGCAGCCAGGGATGGACCTGGGACCAAAtacagaaaggaaaaggaagcagagGAAAAGCCTGGAGAGGAGGATGGGGACCATGAGAGCCACACTCATGAAGGGGATGGAGACAGCGGTGGGGACAGTGAGCATGAGCCTCATgatggagatggtgatggagaGGAAGACAAGGGTGCAGCCAGTGAGGGACCAGGTACCCAACACAGCAAGGGAAAGGACTGgcaggaaggaaaagcaagcagTGTCGGGCTGGATGCtttggaggtggaggaggaggaaggaccaTATCAGTCCCCACTTCAGGAAAACAAGGGAAAGGGTGACCTTGAGGACAACTCTGATGGAGATGAAAGTGATGAGGACAGCAGTCAGGAAACTGGAGATGATGACCACCATGAAGTCGATGGTGATGGCAACAGTGATGAGGGAAAAGAGAGCCGTGCCAAGCATGATGCAGCAAGAGAGAAAGGGCAACATCAGGGCAAGAACTTTGCTCCGGAGGAGATCTGCCCCAAGGGAGGAGAAGGCAGGGCCTTGCAACCACAGAGGAGCCAGCTGGAGATGGGAGACCCACAGCCAGGCGGCAAAGGAGGAAATATGGACTGTGGTGAAGGTGGTCAAGATCATGGTAAGGATGGAGATGGAAGCAAACACAGTGATGGTGACCACAATGTAGGGAAAGATGATGCCAGGTGGGATGCCCTGAGGGAAGAGGTGAACGAAGCCACCCAGCATGAGAGCGACAGTGAGGGAGGTGGCAGTCATGAAGGGGATGGAGAAAGTGGTGGGAGCAGTGGTGGTGAGCATCATGATGGAGATGAGGATCAGGAGGGCAGTTTCTGGGAGGACAGTGATGAAGAGGAAGAGAATGGTGACAGGTGTGATACTCTGTTGAAAGAGACGAACAAACTGGAGCGGGAGATGGAGGCACTGCAGGACCCCTCGCAAAAGACGGTGGACATGTGGAGGAAGGAGGCAGAAGATCTGAGGAGTGAGTACCATGACATCTGTTTTGACATGGCAACAGCTGTAAACAAGATAGTGATTGAGTTGTGGTCAGCCCTATGGCTTAATACATTGCGGGCAGTGACTGCCCTTCGGGAAACCTTGAGCCAATTTTCGCCAGTGGAGGCAGCTGCTTTGAAAGTGGAGTTTGATTCCTTAAAGGGCTTCGTGGATGTTGCCTGGAGCCAAGACACATTAGCGAAGCTGTCCCATCTTTTTACCTTAGTGTATGCTCTACAGGGCCTCCCTCTGCCGAAGAAGGGCCTTCCACATGGTGATCCACTGAAGGAAGGGGGTTACATCATGCTGGAAATAGATGCCTGGCGCTCTGTGCTACTGGAGCAGAGTTGGGAGAAGACAGATGCCCTGCAGGTGAAGGTGGACGCGGTGCAGGGTATCTCTCCGGAGCAGGCAGGTGAATTGAAGGTGAAGATGGGCGctcttcagaaacacatggatCTTCTGTGGAAAGCCCCCCTGAAGGAGATGATGGCCTTGCTGTCAATGACATATGAGCCATACCGTATATGGTCCTCACGCCCCACAAAAAAAGGGAACACCATATGGAAGAAAGCATGTGATCTTGCCCTTCCCCTCAAGGTTCACCTGAAGGATGTCCCACGGGAAGAACGGCATCTTCTGTGGGGGGAGGCGACTTCCCTGGAGGCCATCCTTCATGATATCCCAGTGGAGAAACTGGTGGTGCTGGAAGAGAAAGTGAATGCATGTATTAGGAAGGTGGAGGATATGTTGCAGAATTACCTATGGAAGTCCTCGGAGGTTTCCTCTCATAGAGAGCTGGACAAGGTGCAGGAAGAGCTGGATGAACTACAAAAAGACCTAGATTTCATGCAGAGACATCCACATTTGAAATATCGGGAAATCAAGATGGCTGCCCTGCATAGGAAGATGGCTGCCCTGCAGAAGGAGATGAATGCCCTGCACAAGGCGGATGCCTCCCTTGAGGTGGATGATGGAGAGAT AAGTGCAGGTGGATGTTCTGGCAGAGCTGGAAACCTCAATGATTCTGTGCCACCTTTTATATCGTATTCGTGTACTGGATCGAGGAATACCTGGCACAGGGAAGTCACTCCAGAGGAGCGCAGCTTATTAGTACAAAATTT TGCAAAAACCATCTCTCCTGATAATGACTCAGAAGCAGCAAAGAAGATCCTGGAGGCTTATGCCAGGCAAATAGAAGAGGAGGTATACAATTTGGCTGACAGTAAG ATGGAATATCACCATTTAATGGCAGAGAAGCTTAATGCGATGAATAGGAAGCTAGATGACACCTTGAGGTCTCCTTCATCTAACCACGGCATCAGAAGGAACGAGCAGCCACCTTTACAGGGCCCTTGGATTCAGCCTCCTGGTGTCACATCAGTGGCAACAACCACAGGGAGAGTCCAGCCTCCAGAACTGCCCA GCTGTGTTCCCAGTGCTGCAGCTCAGAAGAGACCTCCTTCCGAACTTGAGGCGGCAGACTATCCAAGCAAAGCCCTTCAAATACAAGAGCCCACCAGTCTAAAGAGACCTCAGAGACGGGACCCACCACAGCCAGAAGAGGTGACGTGTGTGGAGAGTTCTGGGGAGAGTCTTGCTGGCTGTGAATCAGCGCTGCAAGGAGAGGATTCAGAACCTCCCCGTAAAAAACAGAAGGTGAATCCTGCCAGTGGGACCCAAGAGCCTTCTTTGACTTGGGAACTGTTTGCTGTTCTCCAAAAGCATGTTGCCCTTACTATAAACCAAAATATGGAGAAAGTGAGCGATGTAGTGAGCAGGTTGCATGGCACTGCCTTAAAGGATACAGAAGAAGCAAAAGCCCTGATGGCTGCTTTGGAAAAAGCTCAGGCACTTTCGAAGTCcttctttgaggatgcctga
- the LOC103281719 gene encoding uncharacterized protein LOC103281719 — MGEIHEELPDYVMFFSPILCEEDPGEEEGHHERDSEGGDTHEGKGDSGGNNEGEHHDGDGDGEEDKGAARDGPGTKYRKEKEAEEKPGEEDGDHESHTHEGDGDSGGDSEHEPHDGDGDGEEDKGAASEGPGTQHSKGKDWQEGKGSSVGLDALEVEEEEGPYQSPLQENKGKGDLEDNSDGDESDEDSSQETGDDDHHEVDGDGNSDEGKESRAKHDAAREKGQHQGKNFAPEEICPKGGEGRALQPQRSQLEMGDPQPGGKGGNMDCGEGGQDHGKDGDGSKHSDGDHNVGKDDARWDALREEVNEATQHESDSEGGGSHEGDGESGGSSGGEHHDGDEDQEGSFWEDSDEEEENGDRCDTLLKETNKLEREMEALQDPSQKTVDMWRKEAEDLRSEYHDICFDMATAVNKIVIELWSALWLNTLRAVTALRETLSQFSPVEAAALKVEFDSLKGFVDVAWSQDTLAKLSHLFTLVYALQGLPLPKKGLPHGDPLKEGGYIMLEIDAWRSVLLEQSWEKTDALQVKVDAVQGISPEQAGELKVKMGALQKHMDLLWKAPLKEMMALLSMTYEPYRIWSSRPTKKGNTIWKKACDLALPLKVHLKDVPREERHLLWGEATSLEAILHDIPVEKLVVLEEKVNACIRKVEDMLQNYLWKSSEVSSHRELDKVQEELDELQKDLDFMQRHPHLKYREIKMAALHRKMAALQKKMNALHKADASLEVDDGEISAGGCSGRAGNLNDSVPPFISYLCTGLRNTWHREVTPEERSLLVQNFAKTISPDNDSEAAKKILEAYARQIEEEVYSVADSKMEYHHLMAEKLNAMNRKLDDTLRSPSSNHGIRRNEQPPLQGPWIQLPGVTSVATTTGRVQPPELPSCVPSAAAQKRPPSELEAADYPSKALQIQEPTSLKRPQRRDPPQPEEVTCVESSGESLAGCESALQGEDSEPPRKKQKVNPASGTQEPSLTWELFAVLQKHVALTINQNMEKVSDVVSRLHGTALKDTEEAKALMAALEKAQALSKSFFEDA; from the exons ATGGGGGAAATCCATGAAGAATTGCCTGATTATGTCATGTTCTTCTCGCCTATTTTGTGCG AGGAAGACCCTGGAGAGGAGGAAGGGCACCATGAGAGAGACAGTGAGGGAGGTGACACTCATGAAGGGAAGGGAGACAGCGGTGGGAACAATGAGGGTGAGCATCATGATGGAGACGGTGATGGAGAGGAAGACAAGGGTGCAGCCAGGGATGGACCTGGGACCAAAtacagaaaggaaaaggaagcagagGAAAAGCCTGGAGAGGAGGATGGGGACCATGAGAGCCACACTCATGAAGGGGATGGAGACAGCGGTGGGGACAGTGAGCATGAGCCTCATgatggagatggtgatggagaGGAAGACAAGGGTGCAGCCAGTGAGGGACCAGGTACCCAACACAGCAAGGGAAAGGACTggcaggaaggaaaaggaagcagtGTCGGGCTGGATGCtttggaggtggaggaggaggaaggaccaTATCAGTCCCCACTTCAGGAAAACAAGGGAAAGGGTGACCTTGAGGACAACTCTGATGGAGATGAAAGTGATGAGGACAGCAGTCAGGAAACTGGAGATGATGACCACCATGAAGTCGATGGTGATGGCAACAGTGATGAGGGAAAAGAGAGCCGTGCCAAGCATGATGCAGCAAGAGAGAAAGGGCAACATCAGGGCAAGAACTTTGCTCCGGAGGAGATCTGCCCCAAGGGAGGAGAAGGCAGGGCCTTGCAACCACAGAGGAGCCAGCTGGAGATGGGAGACCCACAGCCAGGCGGCAAAGGAGGAAATATGGACTGTGGTGAAGGTGGTCAAGATCATGGTAAGGATGGAGATGGAAGCAAACACAGTGATGGTGACCACAATGTAGGGAAAGATGATGCCAGGTGGGATGCCCTGAGGGAAGAGGTGAACGAAGCCACCCAGCATGAGAGCGACAGTGAGGGAGGTGGCAGTCATGAAGGGGATGGAGAAAGTGGTGGGAGCAGTGGTGGTGAGCATCATGATGGAGATGAGGATCAGGAGGGCAGTTTCTGGGAGGACAGTGATGAAGAGGAAGAGAATGGTGACAGGTGTGATACTCTGTTGAAAGAGACGAACAAACTGGAGCGGGAGATGGAGGCACTGCAGGACCCCTCGCAAAAGACGGTGGACATGTGGAGGAAGGAGGCAGAAGATCTGAGGAGTGAGTACCATGACATCTGTTTTGACATGGCAACAGCTGTAAACAAGATAGTGATTGAGTTGTGGTCAGCCCTATGGCTTAATACATTGCGGGCAGTGACTGCCCTTCGGGAAACCTTGAGCCAATTTTCGCCAGTGGAGGCAGCTGCTTTGAAAGTGGAGTTTGATTCCTTAAAGGGCTTCGTGGATGTTGCCTGGAGCCAAGACACATTAGCGAAGCTGTCCCATCTTTTTACCTTAGTGTATGCTCTACAGGGCCTCCCTCTGCCGAAGAAGGGCCTTCCACATGGTGATCCACTGAAGGAAGGGGGTTACATCATGCTGGAAATAGATGCCTGGCGCTCTGTGCTACTGGAGCAGAGTTGGGAGAAGACAGATGCCCTGCAGGTGAAGGTGGACGCGGTGCAGGGTATCTCTCCAGAGCAGGCAGGTGAATTGAAGGTGAAGATGGGCGctcttcagaaacacatggatCTTCTGTGGAAAGCCCCCCTGAAGGAGATGATGGCCTTGCTGTCAATGACATATGAGCCATACCGTATATGGTCCTCACGCCCCACAAAAAAAGGGAACACCATATGGAAGAAAGCATGTGATCTTGCCCTTCCCCTCAAGGTTCACCTGAAGGATGTCCCACGGGAAGAACGGCATCTTCTGTGGGGGGAGGCGACTTCCCTGGAGGCCATCCTTCATGATATCCCAGTGGAGAAACTGGTGGTGCTGGAAGAGAAAGTGAATGCATGTATTAGGAAGGTGGAGGATATGTTGCAGAATTACCTATGGAAGTCCTCGGAGGTTTCCTCTCATAGAGAGCTGGACAAGGTGCAGGAAGAGCTGGATGAACTACAAAAAGACCTAGATTTCATGCAGAGACATCCACATTTGAAATATCGGGAAATCAAGATGGCTGCCCTGCATAGGAAGATGGCTGCCCTGCAGAAGAAGATGAATGCCCTGCACAAGGCGGATGCCTCCCTTGAGGTGGATGATGGAGAGAT AAGTGCAGGTGGATGTTCTGGCAGAGCTGGAAACCTCAATGATTCTGTGCCACCTTTTATATCGTATTTGTGTACTGGATTGAGGAATACCTGGCACAGGGAAGTCACTCCAGAGGAGCGCAGCTTATTAGTACAAAATTT TGCAAAAACCATCTCTCCTGATAATGACTCAGAAGCAGCAAAGAAGATCCTGGAGGCTTATGCCAGGCAAATAGAAGAGGAGGTCTACAGTGTGGCTGACAGTAAG ATGGAATATCACCATTTAATGGCAGAGAAGCTTAATGCGATGAATAGGAAGCTAGATGACACCTTGAGGTCTCCTTCATCTAACCACGGCATCAGAAGGAACGAGCAGCCACCTTTACAGGGCCCTTGGATTCAGCTTCCTGGTGTCACATCAGTGGCAACAACCACAGGGAGAGTCCAGCCTCCAGAACTGCCCA GCTGTGTTCCCAGTGCTGCAGCTCAGAAGAGACCTCCTTCCGAACTTGAGGCGGCAGACTATCCAAGCAAAGCCCTTCAAATACAAGAGCCCACCAGTCTAAAGAGACCTCAGAGACGGGACCCACCACAGCCAGAAGAGGTGACGTGTGTGGAGAGTTCTGGGGAGAGTCTTGCTGGCTGTGAATCAGCGCTGCAAGGAGAGGATTCAGAACCTCCCCGTAAAAAACAGAAGGTGAATCCTGCCAGTGGGACCCAAGAGCCTTCTTTGACTTGGGAACTGTTTGCTGTTCTCCAAAAGCATGTTGCCCTTACTATAAACCAAAATATGGAGAAAGTGAGCGATGTAGTGAGCAGGTTGCATGGCACTGCCTTAAAGGATACAGAAGAAGCAAAAGCCCTGATGGCTGCTTTGGAAAAAGCTCAGGCACTTTCGAAGTCcttctttgaggatgcctga